Proteins from a genomic interval of Candidatus Micrarchaeota archaeon:
- a CDS encoding peroxiredoxin → MIKEGSRAPAFALKGADGKTYRLSDFKGRTVVLYFYPKDDTPGCTIEAKGFNESLEGFRRKNAEVIGISKDGTDSHRKFCDKYSLNFLLLSDPESKTIKEYGAYGDKGVFGMGTLRKTYIIGRDGKIIRIFGRVKPLGHEKEVLSALPG, encoded by the coding sequence ATGATAAAAGAGGGTTCAAGGGCCCCGGCGTTCGCGCTGAAGGGCGCTGACGGGAAGACATACAGGCTGAGCGACTTCAAGGGCAGGACTGTGGTGCTGTACTTCTATCCGAAGGACGATACCCCTGGATGTACGATAGAGGCAAAGGGCTTCAACGAGTCCCTTGAAGGCTTCAGGAGGAAGAATGCTGAGGTGATAGGGATAAGCAAGGACGGCACGGACTCGCACAGGAAGTTCTGCGACAAGTATTCGCTCAATTTCCTGCTGCTCTCCGATCCCGAAAGCAAGACAATAAAGGAGTACGGTGCATACGGCGACAAGGGCGTATTCGGTATGGGCACTCTCAGGAAAACATACATCATAGGCAGGGACGGCAAGATAATTAGGATATTCGGGAGGGTGAAGCCACTTGGGCATGAGAAGGAAGTGCTTTCAGCGCTTCCGGGCTGA
- a CDS encoding replication factor C small subunit — protein MLIDLPWTEKYRPKALDDIIGQKLIVERLKSFVSRGNFPNMIFAGSPGVGKTACAIAMANDLYGDNVHAALKELNASDARGIDVIRGEVKEFAKTISIAKVPIKIIFLDESDALTADAQHALRRTMEVFASETRFILSANYASKIIEPIQSRCVVFRFRPLSEEDMRKYVQRIIDAESLDIDDKAIGALIYVGDGDLRRLTNVLQSAAAQHKRINESSIYDIAARARPKEIMSMLKYAVSADFMNARNELDNLMLKHGMSAEDILTQCYKEVQNITGIDERAKLSIIKDIGEYNFRIVEGANERIQLEAMLAGLALAAKNK, from the coding sequence ATGCTTATCGATTTACCGTGGACTGAAAAATACAGGCCCAAGGCGCTAGACGACATAATAGGCCAGAAGCTGATAGTGGAAAGATTGAAGTCCTTTGTATCGAGGGGGAATTTCCCTAATATGATATTCGCTGGATCTCCTGGCGTAGGTAAGACCGCGTGCGCCATTGCCATGGCCAACGACCTCTACGGGGACAACGTGCATGCAGCGCTCAAGGAGCTCAATGCGTCGGATGCGCGAGGCATAGACGTAATTAGGGGAGAGGTTAAGGAATTCGCAAAGACCATATCAATAGCGAAGGTACCTATAAAGATAATATTCCTTGACGAGTCCGATGCGCTCACCGCTGATGCGCAGCACGCGCTGAGAAGGACGATGGAGGTATTCGCGTCAGAAACCAGGTTCATACTCAGCGCCAATTACGCCAGCAAGATAATAGAGCCCATACAGAGCAGGTGCGTAGTCTTCAGGTTTCGCCCGTTGAGCGAGGAGGACATGCGCAAGTACGTGCAGCGCATAATAGATGCGGAGTCGCTTGACATAGACGACAAGGCCATCGGCGCGCTCATATACGTTGGCGATGGCGACCTGAGAAGGCTGACCAACGTCCTCCAGAGCGCCGCGGCGCAGCACAAGAGGATAAACGAGTCAAGCATATACGACATAGCGGCAAGGGCTAGGCCCAAGGAGATAATGTCCATGCTCAAGTATGCTGTGAGCGCAGATTTCATGAACGCGAGGAACGAGCTGGACAACCTGATGCTCAAGCACGGCATGAGCGCCGAGGACATACTAACGCAGTGCTACAAGGAGGTCCAGAACATAACCGGAATAGACGAGAGGGCAAAGCTCTCGATAATAAAGGACATAGGGGAGTACAACTTCAGGATAGTCGAAGGGGCGAACGAGCGCATACAGCTTGAAGCGATGCTTGCAGGGCTGGCGCTCGCCGCAAAAAACAAGTGA